One genomic window of Chanos chanos chromosome 13, fChaCha1.1, whole genome shotgun sequence includes the following:
- the rpgrip1l gene encoding LOW QUALITY PROTEIN: protein fantom (The sequence of the model RefSeq protein was modified relative to this genomic sequence to represent the inferred CDS: substituted 2 bases at 2 genomic stop codons), giving the protein MSAVADETAADVPVRDITLNLNAVGVLPGXKXSLVAQNARARQTVSKVSREELEDRYLRLHEENLILKQHAHKQEDKIKRMATKLIRLVKDKKRMEQISSGGRAGGGRDVEMEEMMEELQERVQELEKQNESLRQRLLAAKQQLQLQTRRATPYGHVQSRINTGLRRLRGDSPTIQQRPQTPGRAVSRHTEADMSARPPQGLLPRYGHSLLDDARAEIRNLENVIENQRTQMEEMEKSAEMLRDQLRRKEREYEESLLHLREQQASGQRSTIKDNVEMIKLQKQLSEKGNAFTVLEGRFHQLQQSQRTLKASHDAVMAKVDELTAQLKDERLRSLDLESQLQSRALEQRRIEELQERIQDLEKERDLLKENCDKLVNSAFDVSQEQKWKTREQQLKLQIAQLELALKSDLTDKNEILDKIKAERELNEKLSQENKELQLRYLEQKEQLDEIKDRMAFFTKESEIDAAELSEALMLIKVRKTQKNGELSFLERVDESMNADLERSMKELQATYAETVQELEKTRNMLIIQHKINKDYQAEVEAVTRKMEDLRLENELKQEKLAQLLDVRAAKIKKLEAQLKDIAYGTKAHVFRPDVTDEDTADEFDETVHLARGENLLEIHLGTARFSQEALEKLGDKEPSTFCTYAFYDYELQSTSVLRSPRPSYAFTSRYLVRVDELFLHYLHTSAVSVETQLAEGMEFRTVAAGHVRLNQVLEREGKVFGTMQLVGLNGEAESFGTLDYWLRLRVPMEQAIRLYKERVKAVSYLSSGLRESAQAPSPPSSSSVLAEEGMNELYVTVHRCSSLKSRGPHRQPNPYVIYTLYDFPDHDTPIVASSDEPQFEDRAVYPMAMNPELDSYLRTESLTLYVFDDLEGESELYLGKARVPLISLAHDKAITGTFELTDPTGLPRGHIDVTLKWKFTYLPPPGGALTPEQARFIAKEPPVKLSAEEVAEEMKEEEQEEMKAKNLSPSPQPGPSEIPMPKPRQRTLTKPASKKVSFMDVTAPENLTEKTSPPDAEQQRTKSSALPVPKTVKVVEVAQTAVPANDDEEEDEEESHFSEGQVIAVSSQSLSDESDISEDLPPQEEDLDESILSDSDDCIVPPHSSQSRKRPTERIRVEIVSLSLRPDSRVALDSSVVRLFVEYSFLDMPSVETPLSLPKPTPGHSIHFNYSNVVHVDVEKNQARRHTLRAVLEGRDKQLENIKFTVVSDPPEEEEQERECEDVGVAYLRIPDILDRQSDMTDVNLNIVDVQDSSEVVGSLKVTVEALEALRSIMEDPDRDHSLPALTHLI; this is encoded by the exons ATGTCTGCTGTAGCTGATGAGACGGCGGCCGATGTTCCTGTGAGAGACATAACGTTAAATCTAAACGCAGTCGGTGTGTTACCAGGTTAGAAAT AGTCACTGGTGGCTCAAAATGCTCGTGCAAGGCAAACGGTGTCGAAAGTCAgcagagaggagctggaggaccGATACCTTCGACTGCATGAAGAGAACCTGATACTCAAACAGCATGCTCACAAACAAGAGGACAAGATCAAAAG gATGGCCACTAAGCTGATCCGTCTGGTGAAGGATAAGAAGCGGATGGAGCAGATTTCGTCCGGAGGCCGTGCGGGCGGAGGTCGGGACgtggagatggaggagatgatggaggagctgcaggagagagtccaggagctggagaaacagaacGAGAGCCTCAGACAACGCCTCCTCGCAGCCAAACAACAGCTGCAGCTCCAGACCCGCCGGGCCACGCCCTACGGCCACGTCCAGTCACGGATCAACACCGGCCTCCGTCGACTCAGGGGCGACTCCCCTACGATTCAGCAAAGACCCCAGACGCCTGGAAGAG CAGTAAGCAGGCACACAGAGGCTGACATGAGTGCCAGACCTCCCCAGGGCCTGCTGCCCCGCTACGGACACAGTCTCCTGGACGACGCCCGGGCAGAGATCCGCAACCT AGAGAATGTGATAGAGAATCAGAGGACTCagatggaggagatggagaaatcAGCAGAGATGTTGAGGGATCAGctgaggaggaaggagagggagtACGAGGAGTCTCTCCTTCATCTCAGAGAACAGCAGGCCAGTGGACAGAG GTCTACTATTAAGGATAATGTGGAAATGATAAAACTGCAGAAGCAACTGTCGGAAAAGGGGAATGCCTTCACTGTGCTGGAGGGAAGGTTTCACCAACTACAGCAG AGTCAGAGGACCCTTAAGGCTAGTCACGATGCTGTGATGGCTAAAGTGGATGAGCTGACTGCGCAGCTGAAGGACGAGCGTCTGCGCAGTCTGGACTTGGAGAGCCAGCTTCAGTCCAGGGCTCTAGAGCAGAGGAGGATAGAAGAG CTGCAAGAGCGAATTCAAGACcttgagaaggagagagacttaCTTAAGGAGAACTGTGATAAACTAGTGAACAG tgcaTTTGATGTGAGTCAGGAGCAGAAATGGAAAACGCGGGAGCAGCAGCTCAAATTGCAGATAGCACAGCTGGAACTGGCCTTAAAGTCTGACCTCACTGATAAGAATGAGATACTGGACAAGATCAAAGCTGAGAGAG AGTTGAATGAGAAGTTGTCACAGGAGAATAAGGAACTTCAGCTTCGTTATCTGGAACAGAAGGAGCAGCTGGATGAGATTAAAGATCGCATGGCGTTTTTCACCAag GAAAGTGAAATCGATGCAGCTGAACTCAGTGAGGCACTGATGCTTATAAAG GTGCGTAAGACTCAGAAAAACGGAGAGTTGAGTTTCCTAGAGAGGGTGGATGAGAGCATGAATGCAGATCTAGAACGTTCCATGAAAGAGCTGCAGGCCACGTATGCCGAGACCGTCCAAGAGCTGGAGAAGACCAGGAACATGCTCATCATTcaacacaaaattaataaagacTACCAG GCAGAGGTTGAGGCAGTCACCCGTAAAATGGAGGACCTCAGACTGGAGAACGAGCTGAAACAGGAGAAACTGGCCCAGCTCTTGGACGTGAGAGCTGCCAAGATAAAGAAACTAGAAG CTCAGCTGAAGGACATTGCCTATGGGACCAAGGCCCACGTTTTCCGCCCAGATGTCACCGACGAAGACACCGCTGACGAGTTTGACGAGACAGTGCACTTGGCGAGAGGAGAGAACCTTCTCGAGATCCATTTGGGGACGGCGCGGTTCTCCCAGGAGGCCCTGGAAAAGCTGGGAGACAAGGAACCCTCCACCTTCTGCACCTACGCCTTCTATGACTACGAGCTGCAGTCGACCTCTGTGCTGCGCAGTCCCCGGCCCTCCTACGCCTTCACCTCTCGGTACCTGGTCAGAGTCGACGAGCTGTTCCTGCACTACCTCCACACCAGCGCGGTTTCCGTGGAAACGCAGCTGGCGGAAGGGATGGAGTTCCGCACAGTGGCGGCCGGTCACGTCCGGCTGAACCAGGTCCTTGAACGCGAGGGAAAAGTGTTTGGTACGATGCAGCTCGTCG GTTTGAATGGAGAGGCGGAGTCTTTCGGGACTCTTGACTACTGGCTCAGACTGAGAGTCCCTATGGAACAGGCCATTCGACTTTATAAGGAGCGAGTGAAAGCTGTGAGTTATCTCAGCTCGGGGCTGAGAGAGAGCGCTCAG gctccctcccctccctcatcttcctctgttCTGGCCGAGGAGGGTATGAACGAACTCTACGTCACGGTGCACCGCTGTAGCAGCCTGAAATCCCGTGGCCCCCACAGGCAGCCCAACCCGTATGTCATCTACACGCTCTACGACTTCCCCGATCACGACACGCCCATCGTCGCCAGTAGCGACGAGCCGCAGTTTGAGGACCGCGCCGTGTATCCCATGGCGATGAACCCTGAGCTTGACAGCTATCTGAGAACAGAGTCCCTGACGCTGTACGTGTTTGATGATTTGGAGGGGGAGAGCGAGCTGTATCTGGGAAAAGCCAGAGTCCCTCTGATATCCCTGGCCCACGATAAAGCCATCACAG GCACGTTTGAGCTGACCGACCCCACTGGTCTTCCCCGCGGCCACATCGACGTTACTCTGAAGTGGAAGTTTACCTATCTCCCGCCACCTGGGGGCGCTCTCACCCCGGAGCAGGCCCGCTTCATCGCTAAAGAGCCGCCGGTGAAGCTCTCTGCCGAGGAGGTCgcagaggaaatgaaggagGAGGAGCAAGAAGAGATGAAAGCCAAAAATCTCTCCCCGTCACCACAACCAGGCCCCTCTGAG ATTCCCATGCCTAAACCCAGACAGCGAACCCTGACAAAACCAGCAAGTAAGAAAGTGTCATTCATGGATGTCACAGCTCCTGAAAACCTG ACGGAGAAGACCTCTCCCCCGGATGCAGAACAACAACGGACAAAATCCTCTGCCCTTCCTGTACCGAAG ACGGTCAAAGTGGTGGAGGTTGCCCAGACAGCGGTGCCTGCTAACGACgacgaagaggaggatgaagaagaatCGCATTTCTCTGAGGGTCAGGTGATCGCAGTCAGCTCTCAGTCGCTCTCGGACGAGTCTGATATCTCTGAAGATCTGCCTCCACAGGAAGAAG ATCTAGACGAATCAATTCTTTCAGATAGCGATGACTGCATTGTGCCTCCTCACAGTTCTCAAAGCAGGAAGCGG ccGACGGAGCGTATCCGTGTGGAGATTGTCTCTCTGAGTCTGAGGCCAGACTCCAGGGTGGCGTTGGACAGCAGTGTGGTCAGGCTGTTTGTGGAGTACTCTTTCCTGGACATGCCCTCTGTGGAGACCCCACTGTCCCTGCCCAAACCCACCCCTGGACACAGCATTCACTTCAACTACAGCAACG TGGTTCACGTGGATGTGGAGAAAAACCAGGCCCGGAGACATACCCTAAGAGCAGTACTCGAAGGGAGAGACAAACAGCTAGAGAA cattaAGTTCACTGTGGTGAGTGACCCtccggaggaggaggagcaggaaaGGGAATGTGAGGATGTGGGCGTGGCTTATCTGCGGATCCCAGACATCCTGGACAGACAGAGTGATATGACTGATGTGAACCTGAACA ttgtggaTGTGCAGGACAGCAGTGAGGTTGTGGGTAGTCTGAAGGTGACTGTAGAGGCCTTGGAGGCTCTCAGGTCTATAATGGAGGACCCAGACCGGGatcactctctccctgctctcacTCACCTCATCTGA